GCCTCGAGGATCTCGGCCCGGAGGGAGCGCGACGTCGCCTCGAGGATCCGCATCCGGTACCGGTTCCCATCCTCGTCGAAGGCGAAGAAGGAGTCGCCCACGGAGAGGCGCAGGGAGCGGAGCATGTGCCCTGCCTCGGTCCCGGAGAGGACGGCGGTGTCGCCGGAGATGTTCTTCCGGTCGACGAAGAAGGTCGGCATCGCGTTTCCCCGATCCTGCTCATGCCCCTCTGTGGAAGAGGAGCGCCGTCCATTGCCCGTCGGCGGATTCGGCGAGAAGGGAGGCGCCGTTTTTCACGAACTCCTCGACCACCCAGCCGCTCTTCTCCGCGAGGATGCCGGAGAGAATGAGGTGCCCGCCGGGATTCGTCCGCCGCAGGAGTTCGGGGGCCATGTCGATCAGGATCTCCGCGATCAGGTTTCCCAGGATCAGGTCGAAGGCGCCGGGGATCGCGGACAGGGGAGTGGTCTCCGCGCGGAACACGTCCGCCACGCCGTTTCCCTCGGCGTTCTTCGCGGCGACGTCCACCGCCACCGGGTCGGTGTCGACCCCGAGGACACGCCTCGCGCCGAGGCGCGCCGCGGCGATTCCGAGGATCCCCGTTCCCGTCCCCACGTCGAGGGCTTCACGGGGGGCCGGGGAGAAGTCGAACACATCCTCGATCATCCGCAGGCACATTCGCGTGGTCTCGTGGGTGCCGGTTCCGAAGGCCTGGCCGGGGTCGACCGTCAGCACGACCTCGCCCTCTCCCGCCTCGACCGTCTCCCAGGAAGGCTTGATCACGATCTTCCGGCCGATCTTCCGGGCGTGAAAGTGCTCCTTCCATTTTTCCGCCCAACCTGCGTCGGTGATCTCGGTGGCGTCGCTGAACGCCTCCGGGCCGGGCCCGAACGACTCCGAAAGGACCGGGAGGAGATCGAGGAACGCCTGTTTGAGGGCGTGGAGGTCGGTGTCCCAAGGGAAATACGCGGTCAGGCGGGTCACCTTCGGCGGAGGGGGGATCGGGTCCGCCGGGTCCCCATCCGCGCCGAGCAGCTGCTCGTCGTAGGCCGTCCCGAGGGAACCGTGGGCGACGAAGAACTGGGTGATGGCGTCGACCGCCTCGCGGCGGGTCTGGACGGAAAACGATTTCCAGCGGGTCATGGGGTACGAGAAGGATACATGGGGTACGAGAACGATAGAAGAAGGGAGGGGGAAACGCAAGTCCCTTCGGGGGCGTACATCAGGCCGCTCGGCGGTACCCCACCCCGGCGCGGTAGG
The DNA window shown above is from Deltaproteobacteria bacterium and carries:
- the prmA gene encoding 50S ribosomal protein L11 methyltransferase codes for the protein MTRWKSFSVQTRREAVDAITQFFVAHGSLGTAYDEQLLGADGDPADPIPPPPKVTRLTAYFPWDTDLHALKQAFLDLLPVLSESFGPGPEAFSDATEITDAGWAEKWKEHFHARKIGRKIVIKPSWETVEAGEGEVVLTVDPGQAFGTGTHETTRMCLRMIEDVFDFSPAPREALDVGTGTGILGIAAARLGARRVLGVDTDPVAVDVAAKNAEGNGVADVFRAETTPLSAIPGAFDLILGNLIAEILIDMAPELLRRTNPGGHLILSGILAEKSGWVVEEFVKNGASLLAESADGQWTALLFHRGA